In Oceanobacillus sp. FSL K6-2867, one DNA window encodes the following:
- a CDS encoding HD domain-containing protein → MFLSNVLDAPEYLPIKKKYERMVRYMEKNVEFWLPKSELHTKKHCARVLMLALLIGHKKGLSELEQDALGMAAIFHDSRRMDDGIDRGHGKRAAEYYKAYCRENDLPYDERTYYITYYHDQDDALGISEIEKSPNVDERGLLLYRIFKDADALDRFRLGPDGLDVKYLRTKEAHELVDFAKDLLQKSNEINE, encoded by the coding sequence ATGTTTTTATCAAATGTTCTTGATGCTCCTGAGTATCTGCCAATTAAGAAAAAGTATGAGCGAATGGTTAGGTATATGGAGAAAAATGTAGAATTTTGGCTGCCAAAAAGTGAATTGCATACGAAAAAACACTGTGCTCGTGTGTTGATGCTTGCACTTCTTATCGGTCACAAAAAGGGGTTAAGTGAGCTGGAACAGGATGCATTAGGAATGGCCGCTATTTTCCACGATTCTCGCCGCATGGATGATGGGATTGATAGGGGACATGGAAAACGGGCAGCAGAGTATTACAAAGCATATTGCCGTGAGAACGATTTGCCTTATGATGAGCGGACCTATTATATCACTTATTACCATGACCAAGATGATGCATTAGGTATATCAGAAATTGAAAAATCACCAAACGTTGATGAACGAGGGCTGTTGCTGTATCGGATTTTCAAGGATGCCGATGCACTAGATCGTTTCCGTTTAGGCCCTGATGGTTTAGATGTAAAATATCTGCGTACTAAAGAAGCTCACGAACTTGTTGATTTTGCGAAAGATCTTTTACAAAAAAGTAATGAAATAAACGAATAG
- a CDS encoding Sir2 family NAD-dependent protein deacetylase, which yields MSNIYSEVITKVKEADGIVIGASNGLSISEGIHIFAENKDFIENFGDFREKYGFRSIIQGCFYPFPSEEEKWAFFSRMYDYFLYTGEASSVMKNLYKLVEDKDFFVVTSNIDDHFRQAGFPENRLFEIEGNCRNLQCINGCHDKIYSGDNVLSEMARKQENGKVPSDLVPECPECGGPMQVHLEVDRNFLKGEAWQASFKAYQDFIDKNQGKKLVLLELGVGARNQLIKAPFMDITNAEKNATYITLNKGELYIPEEIAAKSIGINGDTAEVLQQLVQLK from the coding sequence ATGAGTAATATATATTCAGAAGTAATAACAAAAGTCAAAGAGGCTGACGGGATTGTTATCGGTGCAAGTAACGGTCTTTCAATCTCGGAGGGTATTCATATTTTCGCTGAAAACAAGGATTTCATAGAAAACTTCGGTGATTTCCGTGAGAAGTATGGTTTTCGCAGTATTATACAGGGCTGCTTTTATCCATTTCCTTCCGAGGAAGAAAAGTGGGCATTCTTCAGTCGGATGTACGACTACTTTTTATACACTGGGGAAGCAAGTTCGGTAATGAAAAATCTGTATAAACTTGTAGAAGATAAAGACTTTTTTGTAGTTACTTCCAATATAGATGACCATTTCAGACAAGCAGGATTTCCAGAAAATCGCCTCTTTGAGATAGAGGGAAATTGCAGGAATCTGCAATGCATAAATGGTTGTCATGATAAAATTTACTCAGGTGATAACGTATTAAGCGAAATGGCACGAAAACAGGAAAATGGAAAAGTCCCTTCAGATCTAGTTCCTGAGTGTCCAGAGTGTGGCGGTCCAATGCAAGTTCATTTAGAGGTAGACAGAAACTTTTTAAAAGGAGAGGCTTGGCAAGCAAGCTTCAAAGCTTATCAGGATTTTATTGATAAGAACCAAGGGAAAAAATTAGTTCTGCTGGAATTAGGAGTAGGTGCAAGAAATCAATTGATTAAAGCGCCATTTATGGATATAACGAATGCCGAGAAAAATGCTACCTACATTACGCTCAACAAGGGAGAACTCTATATTCCTGAAGAAATTGCTGCGAAATCTATTGGTATCAATGGTGATACTGCAGAAGTATTACAACAATTAGTACAGTTAAAGTAA
- the nadD gene encoding nicotinate (nicotinamide) nucleotide adenylyltransferase, translating into MGKVGIFGSSFDPITNVHLWTASTVAHRYKLDFVIFLPSSHQRPDKRIHISDDHRWKLIRLAINDNDKFVANDYEMNQHAWDIATYHTLEHFKKVYSDDEVFFIMGADLLVDIGEGKWKKTKELVHENKFIVMARNDIDMLAVIARSPILRNADDGQTFHLVDKGLAMETSSTFIRDEFQQGGEPRYLLPEKCYEYIKNNNLYQNREKV; encoded by the coding sequence GTGGGGAAAGTTGGAATCTTTGGATCATCATTCGATCCAATTACAAATGTCCACTTATGGACGGCAAGTACAGTCGCACATCGTTATAAATTGGATTTTGTCATTTTCCTGCCGAGTTCCCATCAGCGTCCTGACAAGCGGATCCATATTTCTGATGATCATCGTTGGAAACTAATCCGTTTAGCGATTAACGATAATGATAAGTTTGTCGCCAACGATTATGAGATGAATCAGCATGCTTGGGATATTGCTACCTACCATACATTGGAGCATTTTAAAAAAGTATATTCCGATGATGAGGTCTTTTTCATTATGGGGGCTGATCTACTAGTGGATATCGGAGAGGGAAAGTGGAAAAAGACAAAGGAGCTTGTACATGAGAATAAGTTTATTGTCATGGCGAGAAATGATATTGATATGTTAGCTGTGATTGCAAGATCCCCGATTTTGCGCAATGCAGATGATGGTCAAACTTTCCATTTAGTCGACAAAGGACTGGCTATGGAGACAAGCTCAACTTTTATTCGAGATGAATTCCAACAGGGAGGAGAACCGCGATACTTACTCCCTGAGAAATGTTATGAATATATTAAAAACAATAATTTGTATCAAAATAGGGAGAAAGTCTAA